A window of Sutcliffiella cohnii contains these coding sequences:
- the spx gene encoding transcriptional regulator Spx, producing MAVTIYGLGCKSTKKAKQWMINNQIPFVERDIKKDPLTVPELQDILRLTMEGTDDIIAKRSSHYQKVEVDFDDLSLVELLEMIQEQPKFLKSPIIVDRNKLQVGYNADEIRQFLPRKTRKFQLLNWTQDLKPIEW from the coding sequence ATGGCTGTAACGATATATGGACTAGGATGTAAGTCGACAAAGAAAGCAAAACAATGGATGATCAACAACCAAATTCCTTTCGTAGAACGAGATATTAAGAAAGACCCACTGACCGTTCCAGAACTTCAAGACATATTACGATTAACGATGGAAGGAACAGATGACATTATCGCAAAACGATCAAGTCACTATCAAAAAGTAGAAGTAGATTTTGATGATCTATCACTAGTAGAATTACTTGAAATGATTCAAGAACAACCTAAGTTTCTAAAAAGCCCGATTATAGTAGATAGGAATAAACTGCAAGTTGGATATAATGCAGACGAAATTCGACAGTTTTTACCGAGAAAAACTCGTAAGTTCCAGTTGTTGAATTGGACACAAGACCTTAAACCAATCGAATGGTAA
- a CDS encoding TetR family transcriptional regulator, with protein MPKQTFFNLPEHKKKKLLESAEMEFARVPLFEASIANIIKMAGISRGSFYQYFEDKDDIYIYLVDEKVKTAIIYFIGLLEKHNGDLIEALTEMYYYFLYSFSDEEEKHLLRNALLFTTYRVESSFTSMLEKYLQNEHFKLVEGLINKDRLNISEDKDLLHIFKLVSGLAFNNLIEKTVKGLTDEEAMESFKRSMYLIKHGIYKQENEK; from the coding sequence TTGCCAAAACAAACGTTTTTTAATTTGCCTGAACATAAAAAGAAAAAACTTCTAGAATCAGCGGAAATGGAGTTTGCTAGAGTGCCTCTATTTGAAGCTTCTATCGCAAATATAATCAAAATGGCTGGCATATCTAGAGGTAGCTTTTATCAATATTTTGAAGACAAAGATGATATATATATTTATTTAGTAGATGAAAAGGTAAAAACGGCCATCATATACTTTATCGGTTTATTAGAAAAACATAATGGTGACCTTATTGAGGCACTAACAGAAATGTATTATTACTTCTTATATTCATTTTCCGATGAGGAAGAAAAGCATCTTTTAAGAAACGCCTTACTTTTTACAACATATAGAGTCGAAAGTTCGTTTACTAGTATGTTGGAGAAATACTTGCAAAACGAACACTTCAAGCTAGTGGAAGGATTGATTAATAAAGATCGCCTAAATATAAGTGAAGATAAAGACTTGTTACATATCTTCAAACTAGTCTCTGGATTAGCCTTTAACAATCTGATTGAAAAAACAGTGAAAGGGCTAACGGATGAAGAGGCGATGGAATCCTTTAAACGTAGTATGTACTTAATAAAACATGGCATTTACAAGCAAGAGAACGAAAAATAA
- a CDS encoding VOC family protein, whose product MIKGLFEAHLPVSNLEKAKEFYKSLNLELAWEDEDTAFFWIEKEKSWLGLWEGEEVETPYHPSLRHIAFRVDYEFMKDSLNWLEERNINAVPFGKRTSVEPFVRPNQGNASVYFQDPDGNSLEFMCFVDVPPVLKGRQEKFLVEEWEELLR is encoded by the coding sequence ATGATTAAAGGATTATTTGAGGCACATTTACCGGTTAGCAATCTTGAGAAGGCGAAAGAGTTTTACAAAAGTTTAAACCTAGAATTGGCATGGGAAGATGAAGACACTGCCTTTTTTTGGATCGAAAAGGAGAAAAGTTGGTTGGGGCTTTGGGAAGGAGAAGAAGTGGAAACTCCTTATCACCCGTCGCTTAGGCACATAGCCTTCCGTGTAGATTATGAATTTATGAAGGATTCTTTGAACTGGCTGGAAGAAAGAAATATAAATGCCGTTCCCTTTGGAAAACGGACTTCCGTTGAGCCGTTCGTCCGACCTAATCAAGGCAATGCGTCTGTATATTTTCAAGATCCAGATGGAAATAGTTTAGAGTTTATGTGTTTTGTAGATGTACCACCTGTACTTAAAGGCAGGCAGGAGAAGTTTTTGGTTGAGGAATGGGAAGAGTTGTTGAGATAG
- a CDS encoding class I SAM-dependent methyltransferase: protein MTKYTEMNARTIDKWVEEGWEWGKPISHEIFKQAQNGDWFVLLTPTKPVPKEWFCEMKGAEVLGLASGGGQQMPIFTALGANCTVLDYSEKQLQSEQEVAERENYQITTIRADMTKPLPFEDESFDLIFHPVSNCYVEDVLPIWKECYRVLKKGGILLAGLDNGMNYLFDEDETTVKYKLPFNPLKDKELYDDCIKNDWGIQFSHTIEEQIGGQLQAGFMLTDIFQDTNGAGKLHEHNVPTFYATRAVKK, encoded by the coding sequence ATGACAAAATATACAGAAATGAACGCGAGAACAATTGATAAATGGGTGGAAGAAGGTTGGGAGTGGGGGAAGCCGATTAGCCACGAAATTTTTAAACAGGCACAAAATGGTGATTGGTTTGTACTTTTAACCCCTACAAAGCCTGTGCCTAAAGAGTGGTTTTGTGAAATGAAGGGGGCAGAAGTACTTGGGCTCGCTTCTGGCGGCGGCCAGCAAATGCCGATTTTTACAGCACTCGGAGCAAACTGTACTGTGTTAGACTACTCAGAAAAGCAGCTTCAAAGCGAACAGGAAGTAGCCGAACGAGAAAACTACCAAATTACAACAATAAGAGCGGATATGACAAAACCGCTACCATTTGAAGATGAATCGTTCGATTTAATTTTTCATCCAGTATCAAACTGTTACGTCGAGGACGTACTTCCAATTTGGAAAGAATGCTACAGAGTATTGAAAAAAGGCGGCATTTTACTTGCTGGACTCGATAATGGCATGAATTATCTTTTCGATGAGGACGAAACAACGGTAAAATACAAACTACCATTTAACCCTTTAAAGGATAAAGAATTGTATGACGATTGTATTAAAAACGACTGGGGAATCCAATTTTCCCACACAATCGAAGAGCAAATCGGCGGGCAACTACAAGCAGGCTTCATGCTAACTGATATTTTCCAAGATACAAACGGGGCCGGCAAACTACATGAACATAATGTTCCAACATTTTATGCCACCCGTGCAGTTAAAAAATAA